The window GGCCTTCTTCATCTTTCAAGTCCGCAGGAAGAACCAGCCTATACTGCGAGTTCGGCAAGAAGGGGCCTTTAAAATTTAGATATCCCACGCGCTCTTTTTCCGCGGTGCCTTCAAGACTCGTGGCACTGATTTTCTTTTTATCAGGTGTTTCAATATAGATTTTTCTGGCCTCCGCAGCGGGAATGGATGCCGTGAAAGTCACACTCATTCCCAAAAGAGGTATGCATGGTTTACCTGGCGCTTCCCGGTCACATGAAAACTGGGCTTTGAAGGCCTCGGCAACGGTAAACTCAAATGTCTCCTCTTCAGGAGAAGAATATCCCGCTTTTGATTTTATATTTTTTCCCCACACCAGCGTTACGCGTGCACCCGCCGGGAAATTGCGCGAAGCTTGAATAACGATGTAATCACCTTTAAAACTGTCTTTTTCATACTTGTATTCATCTTCGGCTGCTGACTTAATTTTTTCGGCTTCGCTATCAGAGACCACCTCTGCGGGAATCCGATCACCCAAACCTTCAACTACGAAGTAGGCACCACTTGCAACGGACTCTTTTTGCGCCGGCGCATCCAACATCAGGACAAAGCTTTGCTGAGGATCGATGCTTCGATAGACACGAGGGAAAATTTCAGCAACGTGAGGGCCGCCGGTATTAAACTGATAACTTTTTCCGGCGACCTCGACTGTACAAGCGCTGCCACCGGGAAGTGGATTTTTAAAATCATAAACCCAGTTCTTTGTATCAACCCATCGGCCTTGACCGTCTTTAAAGCATTCACTTTTTGCCGGAAAATCCAATTTAATCTCGCCAAAACGAACCATGGGCTGGGCGAATTCAATGCGAACTTGATCAACAGATTTCACGAACCCTTGCGGGGTCACTGTTTTAATTTGGATTTTTTCCTGGGCAAAGGACGTCGAAACAAGAGATGCCAAAAGAAGGCCGAACATAAGAAGTCTCCTTATCTTCTTAAGCTTCCTCGCCGACAGTCTGCAATGTCATCTGATGATGCCCTCGGCTATATACGACCTAGACTCTCGTATTGATACACTGACAATGTATTTTTCTATATGTCACTTAGCTAATACCTATTAGAGGGGCTTCTGGCTTCGTGGGATAATAAGTAAAGTACTGGAGGTCTTGATGACCACACTGGCGACAAGAGCTCTTTTGGCTAACAAAATCCGCCTAGGACGAGTCGTTCTTTTCGTCTACCTTTCAACCTTTATCGTGGTTGGACTTCTGACTTACTTTGCCAATAGATAAATGACATTCGAGTTCACCCAAGCGAAACTGTGTCGTGTAGAACTTTGCGAAGGAGACTTGTATGAAAAAAATGTTAATCGTGGCATTGGCAATGCCGTTGTTTGCCGGATGTGGTTTGTTCCAAAAAAAGACTTCAGAATCAACAACTTCGGGAACACCAGAAACGTCTTCCAGTGCGGACACTTCTGTACTTGTTCCCACACGAGCTCAAGCCGTGTTGAAATCCTCACATGATTCCAAAGTAAAAGGGATCATCCACTTTTCCGAGGGGGAAAAACTTAAAATTGAAATTTTGGCTGAGGGTTTGAAACCAGGCCCTCATGGATTTCACATTCACGAAGTCGGCGACTGTTCAAAAGGGGACTTTTCGTCAGCGGGAGGACATTTCAATCCTTCTCAGGGGCACCACGGTTCCATGGACTCCAAACAACGTCACGCCGGTGATTTAGGAAATCTGATGGCAAATAGCAAAGGCAAAGCTAACACAACCATCGTCGTCAGCGACCTGACTTTAAAGCCAGGCGCCAACAGCATCATCGGCAGATCAGTGGTTATTCATAAAGACAAAGACGACTTGAAGTCCCAGCCCGCTGGCAATTCCGGTCCCCGCATCGCCTGCGGAGTCATCGAAGCACTAAAATAGGTGAAGGCTTAAACAGCCTTCACCTTTTGTGAAATCTTACCAAAGATACTTTGACCTTGAGCATTCGACATCTGCATTTCTATGGTGTCGCCTGCTTTCATAAACGGCGTCTTGATGGCGCCGGTTTCGATTTGTTCGATCATGCGCTTTTCCGCCAAGCAGCTTGAGCCGTTGGTATGATCATCATTTGAGACCGTTCCACTACCAATCACACTACCTGCCGCCAAGTTACGTGTCTTCGCCGCATGTGCGATCAATTGACCAAAATGAAAGTGCATCGCCCCGGCATTCGCTTTACCGAAAAACTGACCATTATATGTGACGTTTAATGGAAGGTGCACACGCCCACCCTGATAAGCCTCGCCCAATTCATCTGCGGTCACCGCAAAAGGGGACAAAGCGGAAGCCGGTTTACTTTGAAAGAAGCCGAATCCACCAGCAAGCTCTTCTGGAATCAAACCACGCAACGAAACATCGTTAATAAGGACAAAGAGGCGAATATACTTAAGAGCTTCGTCGGGCGTAACACCCATCGGTACAAAATCGGTGATAACTCCCACTTCGCCTTCGAAGTCAGTCCCATGCGCAAAATCACGTTGCGGAATGTCCTCCGTGGGAGCCAGGAACTGTCCGCATTCTCCTTGATACATTAAAGGCACGGTCTCTAACGTTTCGGGAAGAGCGGCCTTACGAGCCATGCGAACCAATTTAATATGATAAATGAAAGCCGAACCATCAGCAAAAAGCCAAGTGCGCGGAAGAGCAGAATGAAAATCGCTTTCTTTCACAGGAAAAGCATTTTCCGCTTTTCCCTCGTTCAGATCGACATACAGCTTCTGCAAAGAAGCTTCCTTGTCTTTCCATGCTTCAAGAGCGTCACGCAAGCTTGGTGCGACGTGCGTTGCCTTCACAGCCGTTTTTAAATCTCGACTGACAACACACAATTCGCCGTCTTT is drawn from Bdellovibrio sp. ArHS and contains these coding sequences:
- a CDS encoding superoxide dismutase family protein produces the protein MKKMLIVALAMPLFAGCGLFQKKTSESTTSGTPETSSSADTSVLVPTRAQAVLKSSHDSKVKGIIHFSEGEKLKIEILAEGLKPGPHGFHIHEVGDCSKGDFSSAGGHFNPSQGHHGSMDSKQRHAGDLGNLMANSKGKANTTIVVSDLTLKPGANSIIGRSVVIHKDKDDLKSQPAGNSGPRIACGVIEALK
- a CDS encoding fumarylacetoacetate hydrolase family protein, producing MKLGSLKSSLSKDGELCVVSRDLKTAVKATHVAPSLRDALEAWKDKEASLQKLYVDLNEGKAENAFPVKESDFHSALPRTWLFADGSAFIYHIKLVRMARKAALPETLETVPLMYQGECGQFLAPTEDIPQRDFAHGTDFEGEVGVITDFVPMGVTPDEALKYIRLFVLINDVSLRGLIPEELAGGFGFFQSKPASALSPFAVTADELGEAYQGGRVHLPLNVTYNGQFFGKANAGAMHFHFGQLIAHAAKTRNLAAGSVIGSGTVSNDDHTNGSSCLAEKRMIEQIETGAIKTPFMKAGDTIEMQMSNAQGQSIFGKISQKVKAV